In Apium graveolens cultivar Ventura chromosome 10, ASM990537v1, whole genome shotgun sequence, the following are encoded in one genomic region:
- the LOC141691157 gene encoding protein FAR1-RELATED SEQUENCE 5-like, producing the protein MENNGLFENVCDSRSYDMVEELIEGFDDSFSRTTNVWNPKVLDHSFKPYAGQRFKDIESCFSFYTEYGVQGGFNVRKSTQKVKNKIVVTKYLVCQKAGHYDTSGPKDSRGTSESSHTSGNIGEEVKRRNTVTKKCHCNANIILKYVYDGIYSSWHLLSLFGLYSNVGPTDKDFQNWMRDIKLYIGKHDADMLLQKFENEKETSDGGFFYEYQTYSDGHLTRLFWDDVRGRRNYEFDYILEYLLTYIFVKYAFFMYGMVFVPFIGVDNHWKSVKFASALLNHENDTNFTWACEMVLKGFGRPPKCIITDQCLAMKIAISKVFPDCIHRYCMWHIMQKFPAKVGPLFCAETGFMEKLNKFVWSSHLMVAEFESGWDVVLKEFGLSEHVWLNEIYEEVMDSCFFP; encoded by the exons ATGGAAAATAATGGTTTGTTTGAAAATGTTTGTGATTCTAGATCCTATGATATGGTTGAAGAATTGATAGAAGGTTTTGATGACTCTTTTAGTAGAACCACTAATGTTTGGAATCCTAAAGTCCTAGATCATAGTTTCAAACCATATGCCGGTCAGCGGTTTAAGGATATTGAGTCATGTTTTTCATTTTATACTGAATATGGAGTACAAGGTGGTTTTAATGTTCGCAAATCGACTCAGAAAGTGAAGAATAAGATTGTTGTGACAAAGTATCTTGTTTGCCAAAAGGCAGGACATTATGATACTTCTGGTCCAAAGGATTCTAGAGGTACATCTGAATCATCGCATACATCTGGTAATATTGGTGAAGAAGTTAAAAGGAGGAACACTGTTACCAAAAAATGTCATTGCAATGCAAATATTATTCTTAAGTATGTGTATGATGGTATCTAC AGCTCATGGCATCTACTAAGTTTGTTTGGTTTATATTCTAATGTTGGGCCTACTGATAAGGATTTTCAAAATTGGATGAGAGATATTAAATTGTACATAGGAAAACATGACGCTGATATGCTCTTACAAAAATTTGAAAATGAAAAGGAGACATCTGATGGAGGGTTTTTCTATGAGTATCAAACATATTCAGATGGTCATTTGACTCGTCTATTTTGGGATGATGTTCGAGGTAGAAGAAATTATGAA TTTGATTATATTTTAGAATATTTGTTGACTTATATTTTTGTCAAATATGCTTTTTTTAT GTATGGTATGGTTTTTGTGCCTTTCATTGGTGTTGATAATCATTGGAAGAGTGTTAAATTTGCTTCTGCTTTGCTTAACCATGAGAACGACACAAATTTTACTTGGGCATGTGAGATGGTTTTAAAAGGTTTTGGTCGTCCTCCAAAGTGTATAATAACTGACCAATGCCTTGCTATGAAAATTGCAATATCTAAGGTGTTTCCAGATTGTATCCATCGATATTGTATGTGGCATATAATGCAGAAGTTTCCGGCCAAG gTTGGTCCTCTTTTTTGTGCTGAAACTGGTTTTATGGAAAAGCTAAACAAATTTGTATGGTCATCACATTTGATGGTAGCAGAATTTGAAAGTGGATGGGACGTAGTGTTGAAGGAATTTGGATTAAGTGAACATGTTTGGTTGAATGAAATATATGAGGAAGTCATGGATTCCTGCTTTTTTCCGTGA